The window CGAAGTCGTCAAGGATTGATTTTTCCGCCATCGTATTTATCATAGTGCTGAACGTATACCGATGTTTGGGGCAGTGTGTCGCTTGAAGGCACGCACGACGCAGCGGAAAAGAGCCCGTCATCCGGCTCCGTCCAGGCAAAAAACGGAATTTCCGTTCAGGTACTCCCACAGCCACAACATGTGGTCACCATGCGCGCTGAACCCATTTCACAAAAGGAGAATGCTGATGGACAAGTATGAATGCCCCTGCGGTTACGTGTATGACCCGGAGCTCGGCGATCCGGAAAACGGAATTGCGCCCGGTACCCCATTCGACAAACTTCCCGAAGACTGGGTATGCCCGAAATGCGGAGCCGAAAAGCAGTATTTCGAAAAAATCTGATTCTACGTCCCTAAAAAAGCGTTGTCGTGTCCCAATGGAGCGGAAAGCGGTTGCCGAGTTACGCTGTTTCTGCAGATTCAACCGTGTAAAACTTCACGCATTACCAAAACGGTTCAGAAACCCTTCCATGTGCAATTTGCGCAAGGCGCTTTCCGAGCTCATGTAGCGCACCTTTCCGAAAATGGGTCGCTCCGGCCCCCAGGCCCGGTCGAAGCGGCCCAGCACCCATCCGATCCCGCTGTAGGAATTGGGATCCCGCCCATCCAAGGCATAGGCATTGTTCAATTCGGTCATGATCCGGAGGGCATCCTGCGGCGAGACGCTCCAG of the Desulfatirhabdium butyrativorans DSM 18734 genome contains:
- a CDS encoding rubredoxin translates to MDKYECPCGYVYDPELGDPENGIAPGTPFDKLPEDWVCPKCGAEKQYFEKI